The Leptospira sp. WS39.C2 genome contains a region encoding:
- a CDS encoding DUF4870 domain-containing protein, which translates to MTDVQLEQNQEEKKWARRAHISTLLTYPMALLPFPFYFSSLGAMVYPFVMWLSRSKSSYSAKQSLEAMYLQALLSLGYFGFGTKFGEDRVLLVFSYVFMAFLHVVFLGIAIYRTTIGKPHHYPFSFFPLLFSSHQTKENWNELKKKFEDKVEFSDYKTQMEKLDSFRLSTEKDAKSLTDTNIQGLCNEYLHSLSDLRVKLAEDPLSYRKAKQFLNYFPETVSKILSQYIRVNQNANTPEAEKRKSELNSLLSEVIKTTEQVRNKLKADETLNLDVEITAMKKNIEFGGY; encoded by the coding sequence ATGACTGATGTACAATTGGAACAGAACCAAGAAGAAAAAAAATGGGCTAGGCGTGCCCATATTTCTACTTTACTGACATATCCGATGGCATTATTGCCATTCCCATTTTATTTTTCGTCTTTAGGTGCGATGGTATATCCATTCGTGATGTGGTTATCTCGAAGTAAATCATCCTATTCCGCCAAACAATCATTAGAGGCAATGTATCTACAGGCTCTTTTGTCTCTTGGATACTTTGGATTTGGTACAAAATTTGGTGAAGATCGAGTTTTACTTGTATTTTCCTACGTTTTTATGGCTTTTTTACACGTAGTTTTTCTTGGAATTGCAATTTATAGAACAACAATTGGAAAACCGCACCATTATCCTTTTAGTTTTTTTCCGTTACTATTTTCTTCCCACCAAACAAAAGAAAATTGGAATGAATTGAAGAAAAAATTTGAAGATAAAGTAGAATTTTCGGATTATAAAACTCAGATGGAAAAATTAGATTCATTTCGATTATCCACTGAAAAAGATGCAAAATCACTAACAGATACAAATATACAAGGTCTATGTAATGAATATTTACATTCCCTTTCCGATCTAAGAGTGAAACTAGCAGAAGATCCTCTATCTTACAGAAAAGCAAAACAATTCCTAAATTATTTCCCAGAGACTGTATCAAAAATTCTAAGCCAATACATCCGGGTGAATCAAAATGCGAATACACCTGAAGCCGAAAAAAGAAAATCAGAACTCAATTCTTTGTTAAGTGAAGTCATCAAAACCACAGAACAAGTTCGAAACAAATTAAAAGCTGATGAAACCCTAAATTTAGATGTTGAGATCACCGCGATGAAAAAAAACATCGAATTTGGTGGTTATTGA
- a CDS encoding tyrosine-type recombinase/integrase: MRRLLNSDTFPEKNMLNTNLNLPNFLPHILTVDVCTLGNCLLNQTEVRNLLNQIRCRNHLHYLIIKFLVCTGLSLPEIIHLKIADFNSEMNRFHLKNGGRLRRRNIFLEPNFAIELYRYSCEFAPSDYLFPGRDGVLRTRTIQKILKNAGRLIAKEIHIPFLRDVIALDLYQRGFPVWEIQEFLGHSTPRSTRQRIMLHIPEAEHKDPRLFTRNRNQAA; the protein is encoded by the coding sequence TTGCGTAGATTGTTAAACTCTGATACATTCCCTGAGAAAAATATGCTAAATACTAATTTGAATTTACCAAACTTCCTCCCACACATTCTGACTGTTGATGTTTGCACTTTAGGAAACTGCCTATTAAACCAAACAGAAGTCCGAAACTTACTGAATCAAATCAGATGCCGAAACCATCTGCATTATTTGATCATCAAATTCTTGGTGTGTACTGGTTTGTCCTTACCTGAAATCATCCATTTAAAAATTGCCGATTTTAATTCCGAAATGAATCGATTTCATTTAAAGAACGGTGGTCGTCTCAGAAGGCGAAACATTTTCCTAGAACCTAACTTTGCCATCGAACTGTATCGTTATTCCTGCGAGTTTGCACCCAGTGATTATTTATTCCCGGGTAGAGATGGAGTCTTACGAACTCGAACCATACAAAAAATTCTTAAAAATGCAGGCCGACTCATTGCAAAAGAAATCCATATTCCATTTTTAAGGGATGTCATTGCCCTCGATTTGTACCAAAGAGGATTCCCTGTTTGGGAAATCCAAGAATTTTTGGGTCATAGCACGCCTAGATCGACACGGCAGCGGATTATGTTGCATATTCCGGAGGCAGAACATAAAGACCCTCGACTTTTTACGAGAAACAGAAACCAAGCAGCGTAA
- a CDS encoding biotin--[acetyl-CoA-carboxylase] ligase, with translation MQFHLLKLELGHRIPSVNSTNDWIRNPELPFGSWVIAEEQTQGKGRGLNAWQSLGEDPLIFSSKIRISAAEISLPLLSIFISSALLKTIFLFFPEREADTTIKWPNDIYKNDKKIAGVLVQSEFINGVYDVVIGIGLNFFGQIVPDNLKDKATFLCETSLGEGELERFVNQLVLEINQAIITLLDPSQVLKDLVWIEAHSLLTNKVIETEWDERIVRGRVLGIDELGFLLIMTENGQKIELMDTSPKFRII, from the coding sequence ATGCAATTCCATTTATTAAAACTTGAACTCGGGCATAGAATACCTTCTGTTAACTCCACGAACGATTGGATTCGTAACCCAGAGCTGCCATTTGGATCTTGGGTGATCGCAGAAGAACAAACTCAAGGGAAAGGCCGTGGACTAAATGCATGGCAATCGTTAGGCGAAGATCCATTGATTTTTTCGTCAAAAATCAGAATTTCAGCTGCTGAAATATCATTACCATTACTTTCAATTTTTATTTCGTCTGCATTACTAAAAACAATTTTCCTTTTTTTCCCTGAACGGGAGGCGGACACTACGATCAAATGGCCAAATGATATTTATAAAAATGATAAAAAAATTGCAGGAGTTTTAGTACAATCAGAATTCATCAACGGGGTGTATGATGTTGTGATTGGAATTGGTCTCAATTTTTTTGGACAAATTGTTCCAGATAATTTGAAAGATAAAGCAACTTTTTTATGTGAGACTTCGTTGGGAGAAGGAGAATTAGAAAGATTTGTAAACCAATTGGTACTTGAAATCAATCAAGCCATTATCACCTTACTTGATCCCAGCCAAGTTTTAAAAGATTTAGTTTGGATTGAAGCACACTCCTTATTAACGAACAAAGTCATCGAGACCGAATGGGATGAAAGAATCGTAAGAGGAAGAGTTTTGGGAATTGATGAATTAGGATTCCTTCTCATTATGACTGAAAATGGCCAAAAGATAGAACTTATGGACACTTCACCAAAATTTCGGATAATTTAA
- a CDS encoding glycosyltransferase family 4 protein, whose translation MNIHQFSAGFQLGDAISQEMLEIKRLLNKEGFTGKIFAENVLSSDRKYAEKISKVRIKENDVIVYHHSIHSKVLDFLLQFPNKKILIYHNVTPENFFEPYDLRFSYLLRKGREDLEIIRENFQNSFAVSNFNLNELKHLGFHHPKLFPLHLNFNKWDHNHIESKFKTFQFPSFLFVGRIAPNKCQDDLIRFARTWKSKYGNQFSLRMLGFCNPDQQSYLDELNFMISQLDLQNEVKIISYVDETMVKKIYLESNLFLSMSEHEGFCVPLMEAIHFQLPVVAYAAGAVPETLENSGLLFLTKDFDQLSIDVFNIFKDSDYRNSMIHQQNLRLDSYLKSTSILPLLEVIKS comes from the coding sequence ATGAATATACACCAATTTTCTGCAGGATTCCAACTTGGTGATGCCATCTCCCAAGAGATGTTAGAAATCAAAAGATTATTAAACAAAGAAGGATTTACTGGGAAAATATTCGCTGAAAATGTTTTATCAAGCGATAGAAAATATGCTGAAAAAATTTCCAAAGTGCGAATCAAAGAAAATGATGTTATTGTTTACCATCATTCCATTCATTCGAAAGTGTTGGATTTTTTACTTCAATTTCCTAATAAAAAAATACTTATCTATCACAACGTAACTCCCGAAAACTTTTTCGAACCTTATGATTTACGTTTTAGTTATCTATTACGAAAAGGAAGAGAAGATTTAGAAATCATTCGAGAAAATTTCCAAAATTCTTTTGCTGTTTCCAATTTTAATTTAAATGAATTGAAACACCTTGGGTTCCATCATCCAAAACTGTTTCCATTACATTTAAATTTTAATAAGTGGGATCACAATCATATTGAATCAAAATTCAAAACCTTTCAATTTCCTTCATTTTTATTTGTTGGTAGAATTGCGCCAAACAAATGCCAAGACGACTTAATTCGTTTTGCAAGAACATGGAAATCTAAGTATGGTAATCAGTTTTCTTTACGTATGTTAGGTTTTTGTAATCCAGACCAACAATCATATTTGGATGAACTCAACTTTATGATTTCGCAACTAGATTTACAAAATGAAGTAAAAATCATATCATACGTTGATGAAACCATGGTGAAAAAAATCTATTTAGAGAGTAACTTGTTTTTATCAATGAGTGAACATGAAGGTTTTTGTGTTCCATTAATGGAAGCAATTCATTTCCAGCTACCTGTAGTTGCGTATGCAGCTGGAGCAGTTCCAGAAACTTTAGAAAATTCAGGCTTACTTTTTTTAACTAAAGATTTTGATCAATTGTCAATTGATGTATTTAATATCTTCAAAGATTCGGATTACCGAAATTCAATGATCCACCAACAAAATTTACGATTGGATTCCTATTTAAAATCAACAAGTATCTTACCATTATTAGAAGTGATTAAAAGTTAA
- a CDS encoding glycosyltransferase family 4 protein, with protein MNVFQHLDELKDSDGVGNDAIGLAEVFQNLGYNSHFITRLPRKGKPLNSKFHFVDTFEFPSNAKDIHILHYGGAGYPYTLFQNLPGTKILRFHNVTPAKFYEHTTTEDIYNAMEKFESLSYLELASLSIFCDSVWCDSQFNFETLSGFHFKNPYIIPICKQYQVVPKTNKIKDQKYSMAFIGRFSPQKKWEDLITFFSEWNKEFAESQCYCIGSIIGAFDGYFEKLTDIVKKYQLEDKIHFMMGKSDIEVLSILSQSSIFVSMSEHEGFCLPILEAFGSGIPVFAYAAAAIPGTMQSGGKLFAEKNFPSLVQLIKETLQNQKSLEDMLQNQFKVLNNYNLFPYAKVISGILESGIK; from the coding sequence ATGAATGTTTTCCAACATTTAGATGAACTAAAAGATTCTGACGGTGTTGGAAATGATGCTATTGGTTTGGCTGAAGTATTTCAAAACTTAGGTTACAATTCCCACTTCATCACAAGGTTACCGAGGAAAGGTAAACCATTGAATAGCAAATTTCATTTTGTCGATACGTTTGAATTTCCAAGTAATGCGAAAGACATTCACATTTTGCATTATGGAGGTGCTGGATATCCGTACACATTATTTCAAAATCTTCCAGGCACTAAAATATTACGTTTCCACAATGTAACTCCAGCCAAATTTTATGAACATACCACTACCGAAGATATATATAATGCAATGGAGAAATTTGAGTCGTTGTCATATTTGGAATTGGCAAGTTTATCGATTTTTTGTGATTCAGTTTGGTGTGATTCCCAATTTAATTTTGAAACATTAAGTGGTTTTCATTTTAAGAATCCATATATCATTCCCATTTGTAAACAATACCAAGTTGTTCCAAAAACAAACAAAATAAAAGATCAAAAATATTCCATGGCTTTCATTGGAAGATTCTCACCACAAAAAAAATGGGAAGATCTAATTACATTTTTTTCCGAATGGAATAAGGAATTTGCAGAGTCACAATGTTATTGTATAGGATCTATCATCGGAGCGTTCGATGGTTACTTTGAAAAATTAACGGATATTGTAAAAAAATACCAACTGGAAGATAAGATTCATTTTATGATGGGTAAATCTGATATAGAGGTACTTTCCATTTTAAGCCAATCCAGTATTTTTGTTTCGATGAGCGAACATGAAGGATTTTGTTTACCGATTTTAGAAGCATTCGGGTCAGGAATACCTGTTTTTGCTTATGCAGCTGCTGCAATTCCAGGAACAATGCAGTCTGGTGGTAAACTATTTGCTGAAAAAAATTTTCCATCTTTAGTTCAATTGATAAAAGAAACTCTGCAAAATCAAAAAAGTCTAGAAGACATGCTGCAAAACCAATTCAAAGTTTTAAATAATTATAATTTGTTCCCTTACGCAAAAGTGATTTCTGGAATTTTAGAAAGTGGTATCAAATGA
- a CDS encoding STAS domain-containing protein, producing the protein MEIKTKKIGKHTLVHLNGRLDITHSDEVEAKLADDVQNGDGDIIINLELISYISSSGIRIFVGMVRELDKQGRKLKLCCITPPVKKVFDVVELLDLFEVFETEQEAVNSLSK; encoded by the coding sequence TTGGAAATAAAAACCAAAAAAATCGGAAAGCACACACTCGTTCACCTCAATGGTCGTTTAGACATCACTCATTCAGATGAGGTTGAGGCAAAATTAGCCGATGACGTGCAAAACGGAGATGGTGACATCATCATCAACCTTGAGCTTATATCGTATATCTCCTCTTCTGGGATCCGTATCTTTGTTGGTATGGTACGAGAACTCGACAAACAAGGAAGAAAACTCAAACTCTGTTGCATCACACCACCTGTAAAAAAGGTTTTTGATGTTGTAGAACTTTTGGATTTGTTTGAAGTTTTCGAAACGGAACAAGAAGCCGTTAACTCTCTCTCAAAGTAG
- a CDS encoding inositol monophosphatase family protein — protein sequence MLSELHDRSYHFLNFLPNVADFLVQKHKESNLKVDEKSLYNLVTEADLKAETMIIEEIQKNFPSDGILSEEREAIEGNSGFTWVIDPLDGTTNYTHGLPLYGVSVGVVETETMAPVIGMVFFPELNTYYHAIKGQGAFREKKQIQVSQTKSMKDSLFVTGFPYDRNLSLDTLMQYYKSILQKSRGIRRTGAATLDLCWLAEGKFEGYYELGLKPWDMAAAGLIVMEAKGKLTSMDGNDFSIMIPSLLASNGHVHEYLLGEFEGQINRVVY from the coding sequence ATGTTATCTGAATTACATGATCGGTCTTATCATTTTTTAAATTTTTTACCTAATGTTGCCGACTTCCTTGTGCAAAAACACAAGGAGTCTAATTTAAAAGTAGATGAAAAAAGTTTATACAACTTAGTCACGGAAGCAGATTTAAAAGCTGAGACGATGATCATAGAGGAAATCCAGAAAAATTTCCCTTCGGATGGAATTTTATCAGAAGAACGTGAAGCGATTGAAGGAAATTCCGGATTTACTTGGGTGATTGATCCACTAGATGGGACCACAAATTATACACATGGGTTACCGTTGTATGGTGTTTCGGTTGGAGTTGTGGAAACAGAAACTATGGCCCCCGTGATCGGTATGGTTTTTTTTCCTGAACTCAATACCTATTATCATGCAATCAAAGGACAGGGAGCATTCCGAGAAAAAAAACAAATCCAAGTTTCTCAAACTAAATCAATGAAAGATTCTTTATTTGTCACTGGTTTCCCATACGATAGAAATTTATCTTTGGATACCCTTATGCAATATTATAAATCTATTTTACAAAAATCACGAGGAATCCGTAGGACAGGTGCAGCTACTTTAGACTTATGTTGGTTAGCGGAAGGAAAATTTGAAGGTTATTACGAATTGGGTTTAAAACCTTGGGATATGGCTGCTGCTGGACTTATTGTAATGGAAGCGAAAGGAAAGTTAACATCGATGGATGGAAACGATTTTTCGATTATGATTCCAAGTTTACTTGCTAGTAATGGACATGTACATGAATATTTACTTGGGGAATTTGAAGGACAAATCAATCGAGTAGTTTACTGA
- a CDS encoding glycosyltransferase family 4 protein, whose amino-acid sequence MSKILFITPRFLQNASGGAEKLAVDYVNILSESHDVTICTSTAKNYVTWKNEFKPGYYTENSYTIIRFPVKKQRNIEYMNQILNQCLAEGDKVSTKDQLDFLTEQGPFCPELIDYVSQNQSQFDLIILIGYLYYPVVMSIPLLKKPFVIVPTFHDEPPFRLPIYRQTYLNHYNYSFNAPEELQVYESYTKNKAKRYFLIGTFVEDTFQTESTFQKFDSKQLLTIGRIEPAKGYPELFHNFTDWKKIRNRTDVMLKCLGSVFSMDVSKIKDISFSGFVSEEEKISEIQKSYLLLNPSAYESFSISIMESWLQKKPVLVNGKSTVMKGHCIRSQGGLYYSDRVSFQRMLDYLLENEGITKQMGENGRKYVIANFSKEVIKIKLNQMISKLLD is encoded by the coding sequence ATGTCTAAAATATTATTCATCACACCAAGATTTTTGCAAAACGCGTCCGGTGGTGCAGAAAAGTTGGCTGTGGACTATGTAAATATTTTATCCGAATCACATGATGTAACTATATGTACTTCAACAGCAAAAAACTACGTTACTTGGAAAAACGAATTTAAACCTGGATACTACACAGAAAATTCTTATACAATCATACGATTTCCTGTGAAAAAACAGCGTAACATTGAATATATGAATCAAATATTGAATCAATGTTTGGCAGAGGGTGATAAAGTTTCAACGAAAGACCAGCTGGATTTTTTGACAGAACAAGGACCCTTTTGTCCAGAATTGATAGATTATGTGAGTCAAAACCAATCACAGTTTGATTTAATCATTTTGATTGGATATTTATATTATCCAGTAGTGATGAGTATCCCACTACTCAAAAAACCTTTTGTCATTGTTCCCACTTTCCATGATGAACCACCCTTTCGATTGCCTATTTATAGACAAACATACTTAAATCATTATAATTATAGTTTTAATGCACCTGAAGAACTTCAAGTTTATGAATCTTATACCAAAAATAAAGCAAAACGATATTTTTTAATTGGAACTTTCGTTGAAGACACATTTCAAACAGAATCAACATTTCAAAAATTTGATTCAAAACAATTATTAACAATAGGACGAATTGAACCAGCAAAAGGATACCCAGAACTTTTCCATAATTTTACTGATTGGAAAAAAATCAGGAACCGTACCGATGTTATGCTAAAATGTTTGGGTTCAGTGTTTTCGATGGACGTATCAAAAATAAAAGATATTTCATTTTCTGGATTTGTGTCAGAAGAAGAAAAAATTTCCGAAATTCAAAAATCTTATCTATTATTAAATCCTTCTGCTTATGAAAGTTTTTCAATTTCCATCATGGAATCTTGGCTCCAAAAAAAACCTGTTTTAGTAAATGGTAAATCTACAGTAATGAAAGGTCATTGTATAAGAAGCCAAGGTGGTTTGTATTATTCTGATAGAGTTTCTTTCCAACGTATGTTGGACTACTTATTAGAAAACGAAGGCATAACAAAACAAATGGGTGAAAATGGAAGAAAGTACGTGATCGCCAATTTCTCAAAAGAAGTAATTAAAATAAAACTCAATCAAATGATCAGTAAACTACTCGATTGA
- a CDS encoding SGNH/GDSL hydrolase family protein, translating to MNRKITIVGDSLAQWSDGFGLRQKLPSEFSVTDLSVAGYSTEDWLQNKNRLNEIPTQIWILELGTNDAMVYGTNGFESRTLTLIDFLQNSQNSFVYLTLIPRTNMNSIRETIRLNNLTLQQIKSLRKNVDTVDVESIFETYQGEIPLYPIADPIHPNQIGYEIMGELYRKKILGI from the coding sequence TTGAATCGTAAAATCACCATTGTTGGAGATTCACTGGCACAATGGTCAGATGGGTTTGGATTAAGGCAAAAATTACCGAGTGAATTTTCTGTCACAGATTTATCCGTTGCAGGATACTCAACAGAAGATTGGTTACAAAACAAAAATCGATTGAATGAAATTCCAACACAAATTTGGATCTTAGAATTAGGAACCAATGATGCAATGGTTTATGGAACGAATGGTTTTGAATCACGCACCCTTACATTAATTGATTTTTTACAAAACTCGCAAAATTCATTCGTTTATCTTACGTTAATTCCACGAACCAATATGAACTCGATTCGGGAAACAATTCGATTGAACAACCTAACATTGCAACAAATCAAATCACTTAGAAAGAATGTAGATACCGTTGATGTGGAATCGATCTTCGAAACTTACCAAGGGGAAATCCCCCTATATCCAATCGCAGATCCAATCCACCCAAATCAAATTGGTTATGAAATTATGGGTGAACTGTATCGAAAAAAAATTCTAGGAATTTAA
- a CDS encoding ArnT family glycosyltransferase has protein sequence MAYASFFFISLLYTFQVAVNLGVFPVVWPDEVLFYSPAISFANTGHLKTDVLSGLIPGMESKTLWMPPVYLMFSGFTLSIFPDSLITLRIANVCIVYITAYVFYRLLKRFSISEVAAQMAFACVLWEPLAFRFGTVARMEALTAFLFILSLLFATNKKDAYWNPLFAGIFLSLSALSHPIGASFGLITLYLVYSNFGTKKIIWFLLGGIIPILVWVVYIHPNWDWFQIQFGAQLTRKQNLLKTFTIIDKVRIFTFGFGFPKIRLVIISLQLIVLSFLTYKQFQNNGKIQKTWLLFWVWILSVFAALYTSSEGWYVYHSLFPLSFGMALLFQEKTIANKLPYVGIIVSIFAMISMSNIHWYKTNSSEVQISHFQHLERSLSKSKAVYLQSLPDPYFYLKTNRPDLDILEFIPGELELPSATYLKTIHSRDSFVFYDETLINDTIKEYLKSGKWIREEWEIPVPPNHWLHYKTIVYTKK, from the coding sequence GTGGCTTATGCCTCGTTTTTTTTCATCTCACTTCTCTACACCTTCCAAGTTGCGGTCAACTTAGGAGTATTTCCTGTTGTTTGGCCAGATGAAGTGTTGTTCTATTCACCAGCCATCTCATTTGCAAACACAGGACATTTAAAAACAGATGTCCTAAGTGGCCTAATACCAGGAATGGAATCCAAAACCTTATGGATGCCACCTGTTTATTTAATGTTTTCAGGATTCACTTTAAGTATTTTTCCTGATTCACTCATAACACTTCGCATAGCTAATGTTTGTATCGTTTATATAACTGCTTATGTTTTTTATCGCTTACTCAAAAGATTTTCAATATCAGAAGTAGCGGCGCAAATGGCATTTGCTTGCGTACTATGGGAACCACTTGCATTTCGATTCGGCACAGTAGCAAGGATGGAAGCTCTCACAGCTTTTTTATTTATTCTAAGTTTACTATTCGCAACAAACAAAAAGGATGCGTATTGGAATCCGTTATTCGCCGGAATTTTCTTATCCTTGTCTGCATTATCACATCCAATTGGTGCTTCTTTTGGACTCATTACTCTATACCTCGTATACTCGAACTTTGGAACTAAAAAAATCATCTGGTTTTTGTTAGGAGGTATAATTCCAATTTTAGTTTGGGTTGTTTACATTCATCCCAACTGGGACTGGTTCCAAATCCAATTTGGTGCACAACTTACAAGAAAACAAAATCTTCTCAAAACGTTTACAATTATCGATAAGGTCAGAATTTTTACATTTGGATTTGGATTTCCAAAAATTCGTTTGGTTATAATATCTCTTCAGTTGATTGTGTTATCTTTTTTGACTTATAAACAATTTCAAAATAATGGTAAGATCCAAAAAACCTGGTTATTATTTTGGGTTTGGATATTGTCTGTATTTGCTGCATTATACACTTCTTCCGAAGGTTGGTATGTTTATCATAGTTTGTTCCCATTATCATTTGGTATGGCATTATTATTCCAAGAAAAAACCATTGCCAACAAACTACCGTATGTCGGTATAATTGTCTCAATCTTTGCTATGATATCGATGTCAAATATTCATTGGTATAAAACAAATTCTAGTGAAGTCCAAATTTCTCATTTCCAACATTTAGAAAGAAGTTTGAGCAAATCAAAAGCTGTTTACCTTCAAAGTTTACCTGACCCATATTTTTACCTCAAAACCAATCGTCCTGATTTAGATATTTTAGAATTTATTCCAGGTGAATTAGAACTTCCTTCGGCTACCTACCTGAAAACAATTCATTCAAGAGATAGTTTTGTTTTTTATGATGAGACATTGATCAATGATACAATAAAAGAGTATCTTAAAAGTGGGAAATGGATCAGAGAAGAATGGGAAATTCCCGTTCCTCCGAATCATTGGTTACATTACAAAACAATTGTTTATACAAAAAAATGA
- a CDS encoding toxic anion resistance protein, with translation MDSLELKTNDPELQLTKEDIQKVEELTGQIKLNNPNDIVSYGSAAQSKVSDFADKVLSEIKTKDSGYAGELLNQLLFKIKDLDMDSFAGEGSTLSKIPLIGGLFDASRKFLAKFEDLESQIGKIVDELHSARTNLTKDITLLQALYEKNLEYFKEIQIYIAAGDKKIQDLRDKILPEMLEKAKAQGDTLASQQYQDMVQMVDRFEKKIHDLKLTRILSLQTGPQIRLIQSGNQVLVEKIQSSILNTIPLWKNQIVIALGLMRQRKALEAQKQVSKTTNDLIQKNAEMLKSGTVEIAKESEKGIIEIETLKNVNQQLIETITETLKIQEDGRQKRKLAEQEMIKIESDIKQKLLESK, from the coding sequence ATGGACTCGCTGGAACTCAAAACAAATGACCCGGAACTACAACTGACCAAAGAAGACATTCAAAAAGTTGAAGAACTCACCGGACAGATCAAACTCAATAATCCAAATGACATAGTTTCTTATGGATCAGCTGCCCAATCGAAAGTATCCGATTTTGCAGATAAAGTTTTATCTGAAATTAAAACAAAGGATTCTGGTTATGCGGGAGAACTTTTAAACCAATTATTATTCAAAATCAAAGATTTGGATATGGATAGTTTTGCTGGAGAAGGTAGCACACTGTCAAAGATTCCTTTGATTGGAGGATTATTTGATGCCTCTAGAAAATTTTTAGCAAAGTTTGAGGATTTAGAATCGCAGATTGGAAAGATCGTTGATGAACTGCATTCAGCAAGGACGAATCTGACAAAAGACATAACTCTATTGCAGGCGTTATACGAGAAAAATTTAGAATATTTCAAGGAAATTCAAATTTATATCGCGGCTGGAGACAAAAAGATCCAAGACCTACGTGATAAAATCCTTCCTGAAATGTTAGAAAAGGCAAAAGCCCAAGGTGATACATTAGCATCACAACAATACCAAGATATGGTACAAATGGTGGATCGTTTTGAAAAGAAGATTCATGATCTAAAACTCACGCGAATCCTCTCTCTACAAACAGGACCCCAGATTCGTTTGATCCAAAGTGGAAACCAAGTGTTAGTTGAAAAAATCCAAAGTTCGATATTAAACACAATCCCTCTTTGGAAAAATCAAATTGTCATCGCTCTTGGATTGATGCGCCAACGAAAAGCATTGGAAGCACAAAAACAAGTTTCAAAAACCACAAATGATTTAATTCAAAAAAATGCTGAGATGTTAAAGTCAGGGACAGTTGAGATTGCAAAAGAATCGGAAAAAGGAATCATTGAAATTGAAACACTCAAAAATGTGAACCAACAATTGATCGAAACGATTACCGAAACCTTAAAAATCCAGGAAGACGGTCGTCAAAAACGTAAACTGGCAGAACAAGAAATGATTAAAATCGAATCTGATATCAAACAAAAACTTTTGGAATCAAAATAA
- a CDS encoding type III pantothenate kinase: MSESPLLLVIDVGNTNTVFGVFREGEDTPDFHKRTVTRRDRTSDELGLFLKGFLTQENVKADRVKKAIYSSVVPSLNPIVERMLEDWFDVNPLRVHYQMNLNFGISYPRPFEIGADRLVNAAYCAKTYPGKKAILVDLGTATTFCVISEKPEYIGGVIAPGLKISMDALTRNTAQLPPIVFGSPSRVLGESTVESIQAGFFFGWIGLLKEIVRAIKEEHPGDYVVVGTGGLVTTIHASHNQVFDEIDPMMTLKGLKILADLNS; this comes from the coding sequence ATGTCAGAATCACCACTATTACTAGTTATCGATGTTGGGAATACAAATACAGTATTTGGAGTTTTTCGTGAAGGTGAAGACACTCCCGACTTCCACAAAAGAACTGTTACCCGACGTGATCGAACTTCGGATGAACTTGGATTGTTTTTAAAAGGTTTCTTAACTCAAGAAAATGTAAAAGCAGACCGAGTCAAAAAAGCAATTTACTCAAGTGTTGTACCATCACTCAATCCAATCGTAGAAAGGATGTTAGAGGATTGGTTTGATGTAAATCCACTCCGAGTCCATTACCAAATGAATTTAAATTTTGGGATCAGTTACCCACGACCATTTGAAATTGGTGCAGACCGACTTGTAAATGCCGCGTATTGTGCAAAAACCTATCCTGGAAAAAAAGCGATTTTAGTCGATTTGGGTACTGCTACAACATTTTGTGTGATCAGCGAAAAACCAGAATACATTGGTGGTGTGATTGCTCCTGGATTAAAAATTTCGATGGATGCATTAACAAGAAACACAGCCCAACTTCCTCCCATCGTATTTGGATCTCCATCTCGGGTATTAGGTGAATCAACTGTAGAATCGATTCAGGCTGGTTTTTTCTTTGGTTGGATTGGCTTACTTAAGGAAATCGTAAGAGCGATTAAAGAAGAACATCCTGGTGATTATGTAGTCGTGGGAACAGGAGGTCTTGTGACAACCATTCATGCTTCGCATAACCAGGTGTTTGATGAAATTGATCCAATGATGACTCTGAAAGGATTAAAAATTTTAGCCGATTTAAATTCCTAG